One genomic segment of Macaca fascicularis isolate 582-1 chromosome 19, T2T-MFA8v1.1 includes these proteins:
- the LOC123570349 gene encoding leukocyte immunoglobulin-like receptor subfamily A member 3 isoform X2: MTAMHRGLNHPQSRAVGGDAMTPILMVLICLGLSLGPRTHVQAGTLPKPTLWAEPGSMISEGSPVTLRCQGSLQVQEYRLYREKKPASWVRRIQQELVKKGYFAIASITWEHTGRYRCQYYSHSWWSEPSDPLELVVTGAYSKPTLSALLSPVVASGWNVTLQCGSRVAFDNYILCKEGEDEHPQCLNSHFHPRGWSWAVFSVVPVSLSRRWSYRCYGYDSSFPYVWSLPSDLLELLVPGVSKKPSLSVQPGPVVAPGESLTLQCGSDAGYDRFSLYKEGACDFLQRPGWQPQAGLSQANFLLGPVSRSHGGQYRCYSAHNLSSQWSAPSDPLDILIAGQIPDRSFLSVQPGPTVASGENVTLLCQSQGWMHTFLLTKEGAADPPLRLKSKRQSHKYQAEFPMSPVTSAHAGTYRCYGSRSSNPHLLTHPSEPLELVVSGAADTLGLSQNNSDPKTASHSQDYTVENLIRMGMAGLILVVLGILLFKPQYSQRSLQDAARR; this comes from the exons ATGACTGCCATG CACCGGGGGCTCAACCATCCGCAGAGCAGGGCAGTGGGAGGAGACGCCATGACCCCCATCCTCATGGTCCTGATCTGTCTCG GGCTGAGTCTGGGCCCCAGGACCCACGTGCAGGCAG GGACCCTTCCCAAGCCCACTCTCTGGGCTGAGCCAGGGTCTATGATCAGCGAGGGGAGTCCTGTGACCCTCAGGTGTCAGGGGAGCCTTCAGGTTCAGGAGTATCGtctatatagagaaaaaaaaccaGCATCCTGGGTTAGACGAATACAACAAGAGCTTGTCAAGAAGGGCTATTTCGCCATTGCATCCATCACCTGGGAACACACAGGGCGGTATCGCTGTCAGTATTACAGCCACAGTTGGTGGTCAGAGCCCAGTGACCCCCTGGAGCTGGTGGTGACAG GAGCCTACAGCAAACCCACCCTCTCAGCCCTGCTCAGCCCTGTGGTGGCCTCAGGATGGAATGTGACTCTCCAGTGTGGCTCACGGGTGGCATTTGATAACTACATTCTGTGTAAGGAAGGAGAAGATGAACACCCACAATGCCTGAACTCCCACTTCCATCCCCGTGGCTGGTCCTGGGCCGTCTTCTCCGTGGTCCCTGTGAGCCTGAGTCGCAGGTGGTCGTACCGGTGCTATGGTTATGACTCAAGCTTTCCCTATGTGTGGTCTTTACCCAGTGATCTCCTGGAGCTCCTGGTCCCAG GTGTTTCTAAGAAGCCATCACTCTCAGTGCAGCCGGGTCCTGTCGTGGCCCCTGGGGAGAGTCTGACCCTCCAGTGTGGCTCTGATGCTGGCTATGATAGATTCTCTCTGTATAAGGAGGGGGCATGTGACTTCCTCCAGCGCCCTGGCTGGCAGCCCCAGGCTGGGCTCTCCCAGGCCAACTTCCTCCTGGGCCCTGTGAGCCGCTCCCACGGGGGCCAGTACAGATGCTACAGTGCACACAACCTCTCCTCCCAGTGGTCGGCCCCCAGTGACCCCCTGGACATCCTGATCGCAG GACAGATCCCCGACAGATCCTTCCTCTCGGTgcagccgggccccacggtggcctcagGAGAGAACGTGACCCTGCTGTGTCAGTCACAGGGATGGATGCACACTTTCCTTCTGACCAAGGAGGGAGCAGCTGATCCCCCTCTGCGTCTAAAATCAAAGCGCCAATCTCATAAGTACCAGGCTGAATTCCCCATGAGTCCTGTGACCTCAGCCCATGCAGGGACCTACAGGTGCTACGGCTCACGCAGCTCCAACCCCCACCTGCTGACTCACCCCAGTGAGCCCCTGGAGCTCGTGGTCTCAG GAGCAGCTGACACCCTCGGCCTGTCACAAAACAATTCAGACCCCAAGACTG CCTCACACTCCCAGGATTACACAGTGGAGAATCTCATCCGCATGGGCATGGCTGGCTTAATCCTGGTGGTCCTCGGAATTCTGCTATTTAAGCCTCAGTACAGCCAGAGAAGCCTCCAAGATGCAGCCAGGAGGTga
- the LOC123570349 gene encoding leukocyte immunoglobulin-like receptor subfamily A member 2 isoform X9, with the protein MTAMHRGLNHPQSRAVGGDAMTPILMVLICLGLSLGPRTHVQAGTLPKPTLWAEPGSMISEGSPVTLRCQGSLQVQEYRLYREKKPASWVRRIQQELVKKGYFAIASITWEHTGRYRCQYYSHSWWSEPSDPLELVVTGAYSKPTLSALLSPVVASGWNVTLQCGSRVAFDNYILCKEGEDEHPQCLNSHFHPRGWSWAVFSVVPVSLSRRWSYRCYGYDSSFPYVWSLPSDLLELLVPGQIPDRSFLSVQPGPTVASGENVTLLCQSQGWMHTFLLTKEGAADPPLRLKSKRQSHKYQAEFPMSPVTSAHAGTYRCYGSRSSNPHLLTHPSEPLELVVSGAADTLGLSQNNSDPKTASHSQDYTVENLIRMGMAGLILVVLGILLFKPQYSQRSLQDAARR; encoded by the exons ATGACTGCCATG CACCGGGGGCTCAACCATCCGCAGAGCAGGGCAGTGGGAGGAGACGCCATGACCCCCATCCTCATGGTCCTGATCTGTCTCG GGCTGAGTCTGGGCCCCAGGACCCACGTGCAGGCAG GGACCCTTCCCAAGCCCACTCTCTGGGCTGAGCCAGGGTCTATGATCAGCGAGGGGAGTCCTGTGACCCTCAGGTGTCAGGGGAGCCTTCAGGTTCAGGAGTATCGtctatatagagaaaaaaaaccaGCATCCTGGGTTAGACGAATACAACAAGAGCTTGTCAAGAAGGGCTATTTCGCCATTGCATCCATCACCTGGGAACACACAGGGCGGTATCGCTGTCAGTATTACAGCCACAGTTGGTGGTCAGAGCCCAGTGACCCCCTGGAGCTGGTGGTGACAG GAGCCTACAGCAAACCCACCCTCTCAGCCCTGCTCAGCCCTGTGGTGGCCTCAGGATGGAATGTGACTCTCCAGTGTGGCTCACGGGTGGCATTTGATAACTACATTCTGTGTAAGGAAGGAGAAGATGAACACCCACAATGCCTGAACTCCCACTTCCATCCCCGTGGCTGGTCCTGGGCCGTCTTCTCCGTGGTCCCTGTGAGCCTGAGTCGCAGGTGGTCGTACCGGTGCTATGGTTATGACTCAAGCTTTCCCTATGTGTGGTCTTTACCCAGTGATCTCCTGGAGCTCCTGGTCCCAG GACAGATCCCCGACAGATCCTTCCTCTCGGTgcagccgggccccacggtggcctcagGAGAGAACGTGACCCTGCTGTGTCAGTCACAGGGATGGATGCACACTTTCCTTCTGACCAAGGAGGGAGCAGCTGATCCCCCTCTGCGTCTAAAATCAAAGCGCCAATCTCATAAGTACCAGGCTGAATTCCCCATGAGTCCTGTGACCTCAGCCCATGCAGGGACCTACAGGTGCTACGGCTCACGCAGCTCCAACCCCCACCTGCTGACTCACCCCAGTGAGCCCCTGGAGCTCGTGGTCTCAG GAGCAGCTGACACCCTCGGCCTGTCACAAAACAATTCAGACCCCAAGACTG CCTCACACTCCCAGGATTACACAGTGGAGAATCTCATCCGCATGGGCATGGCTGGCTTAATCCTGGTGGTCCTCGGAATTCTGCTATTTAAGCCTCAGTACAGCCAGAGAAGCCTCCAAGATGCAGCCAGGAGGTga
- the LOC123570349 gene encoding leukocyte immunoglobulin-like receptor subfamily A member 2 isoform X6: MTAMHRGLNHPQSRAVGGDAMTPILMVLICLGLSLGPRTHVQAGAYSKPTLSALLSPVVASGWNVTLQCGSRVAFDNYILCKEGEDEHPQCLNSHFHPRGWSWAVFSVVPVSLSRRWSYRCYGYDSSFPYVWSLPSDLLELLVPGVSKKPSLSVQPGPVVAPGESLTLQCGSDAGYDRFSLYKEGACDFLQRPGWQPQAGLSQANFLLGPVSRSHGGQYRCYSAHNLSSQWSAPSDPLDILIAGQIPDRSFLSVQPGPTVASGENVTLLCQSQGWMHTFLLTKEGAADPPLRLKSKRQSHKYQAEFPMSPVTSAHAGTYRCYGSRSSNPHLLTHPSEPLELVVSAETFSPPQTKSDSKAGAADTLGLSQNNSDPKTASHSQDYTVENLIRMGMAGLILVVLGILLFKPQYSQRSLQDAARR; this comes from the exons ATGACTGCCATG CACCGGGGGCTCAACCATCCGCAGAGCAGGGCAGTGGGAGGAGACGCCATGACCCCCATCCTCATGGTCCTGATCTGTCTCG GGCTGAGTCTGGGCCCCAGGACCCACGTGCAGGCAG GAGCCTACAGCAAACCCACCCTCTCAGCCCTGCTCAGCCCTGTGGTGGCCTCAGGATGGAATGTGACTCTCCAGTGTGGCTCACGGGTGGCATTTGATAACTACATTCTGTGTAAGGAAGGAGAAGATGAACACCCACAATGCCTGAACTCCCACTTCCATCCCCGTGGCTGGTCCTGGGCCGTCTTCTCCGTGGTCCCTGTGAGCCTGAGTCGCAGGTGGTCGTACCGGTGCTATGGTTATGACTCAAGCTTTCCCTATGTGTGGTCTTTACCCAGTGATCTCCTGGAGCTCCTGGTCCCAG GTGTTTCTAAGAAGCCATCACTCTCAGTGCAGCCGGGTCCTGTCGTGGCCCCTGGGGAGAGTCTGACCCTCCAGTGTGGCTCTGATGCTGGCTATGATAGATTCTCTCTGTATAAGGAGGGGGCATGTGACTTCCTCCAGCGCCCTGGCTGGCAGCCCCAGGCTGGGCTCTCCCAGGCCAACTTCCTCCTGGGCCCTGTGAGCCGCTCCCACGGGGGCCAGTACAGATGCTACAGTGCACACAACCTCTCCTCCCAGTGGTCGGCCCCCAGTGACCCCCTGGACATCCTGATCGCAG GACAGATCCCCGACAGATCCTTCCTCTCGGTgcagccgggccccacggtggcctcagGAGAGAACGTGACCCTGCTGTGTCAGTCACAGGGATGGATGCACACTTTCCTTCTGACCAAGGAGGGAGCAGCTGATCCCCCTCTGCGTCTAAAATCAAAGCGCCAATCTCATAAGTACCAGGCTGAATTCCCCATGAGTCCTGTGACCTCAGCCCATGCAGGGACCTACAGGTGCTACGGCTCACGCAGCTCCAACCCCCACCTGCTGACTCACCCCAGTGAGCCCCTGGAGCTCGTGGTCTCAG CTGAGACCTTCAGCCCACCACAAACCAAGTCCGACTCCAAGGCCG GAGCAGCTGACACCCTCGGCCTGTCACAAAACAATTCAGACCCCAAGACTG CCTCACACTCCCAGGATTACACAGTGGAGAATCTCATCCGCATGGGCATGGCTGGCTTAATCCTGGTGGTCCTCGGAATTCTGCTATTTAAGCCTCAGTACAGCCAGAGAAGCCTCCAAGATGCAGCCAGGAGGTga
- the LOC123570349 gene encoding leukocyte immunoglobulin-like receptor subfamily A member 2 isoform X15, translating to MTAMHRGLNHPQSRAVGGDAMTPILMVLICLGAYSKPTLSALLSPVVASGWNVTLQCGSRVAFDNYILCKEGEDEHPQCLNSHFHPRGWSWAVFSVVPVSLSRRWSYRCYGYDSSFPYVWSLPSDLLELLVPGQIPDRSFLSVQPGPTVASGENVTLLCQSQGWMHTFLLTKEGAADPPLRLKSKRQSHKYQAEFPMSPVTSAHAGTYRCYGSRSSNPHLLTHPSEPLELVVSGAADTLGLSQNNSDPKTASHSQDYTVENLIRMGMAGLILVVLGILLFKPQYSQRSLQDAARR from the exons ATGACTGCCATG CACCGGGGGCTCAACCATCCGCAGAGCAGGGCAGTGGGAGGAGACGCCATGACCCCCATCCTCATGGTCCTGATCTGTCTCG GAGCCTACAGCAAACCCACCCTCTCAGCCCTGCTCAGCCCTGTGGTGGCCTCAGGATGGAATGTGACTCTCCAGTGTGGCTCACGGGTGGCATTTGATAACTACATTCTGTGTAAGGAAGGAGAAGATGAACACCCACAATGCCTGAACTCCCACTTCCATCCCCGTGGCTGGTCCTGGGCCGTCTTCTCCGTGGTCCCTGTGAGCCTGAGTCGCAGGTGGTCGTACCGGTGCTATGGTTATGACTCAAGCTTTCCCTATGTGTGGTCTTTACCCAGTGATCTCCTGGAGCTCCTGGTCCCAG GACAGATCCCCGACAGATCCTTCCTCTCGGTgcagccgggccccacggtggcctcagGAGAGAACGTGACCCTGCTGTGTCAGTCACAGGGATGGATGCACACTTTCCTTCTGACCAAGGAGGGAGCAGCTGATCCCCCTCTGCGTCTAAAATCAAAGCGCCAATCTCATAAGTACCAGGCTGAATTCCCCATGAGTCCTGTGACCTCAGCCCATGCAGGGACCTACAGGTGCTACGGCTCACGCAGCTCCAACCCCCACCTGCTGACTCACCCCAGTGAGCCCCTGGAGCTCGTGGTCTCAG GAGCAGCTGACACCCTCGGCCTGTCACAAAACAATTCAGACCCCAAGACTG CCTCACACTCCCAGGATTACACAGTGGAGAATCTCATCCGCATGGGCATGGCTGGCTTAATCCTGGTGGTCCTCGGAATTCTGCTATTTAAGCCTCAGTACAGCCAGAGAAGCCTCCAAGATGCAGCCAGGAGGTga
- the LOC123570349 gene encoding leukocyte immunoglobulin-like receptor subfamily A member 1 isoform X7, whose product MTAMHRGLNHPQSRAVGGDAMTPILMVLICLGLSLGPRTHVQAGTLPKPTLWAEPGSMISEGSPVTLRCQGSLQVQEYRLYREKKPASWVRRIQQELVKKGYFAIASITWEHTGRYRCQYYSHSWWSEPSDPLELVVTGAYSKPTLSALLSPVVASGWNVTLQCGSRVAFDNYILCKEGEDEHPQCLNSHFHPRGWSWAVFSVVPVSLSRRWSYRCYGYDSSFPYVWSLPSDLLELLVPGQIPDRSFLSVQPGPTVASGENVTLLCQSQGWMHTFLLTKEGAADPPLRLKSKRQSHKYQAEFPMSPVTSAHAGTYRCYGSRSSNPHLLTHPSEPLELVVSAETFSPPQTKSDSKAGAADTLGLSQNNSDPKTASHSQDYTVENLIRMGMAGLILVVLGILLFKPQYSQRSLQDAARR is encoded by the exons ATGACTGCCATG CACCGGGGGCTCAACCATCCGCAGAGCAGGGCAGTGGGAGGAGACGCCATGACCCCCATCCTCATGGTCCTGATCTGTCTCG GGCTGAGTCTGGGCCCCAGGACCCACGTGCAGGCAG GGACCCTTCCCAAGCCCACTCTCTGGGCTGAGCCAGGGTCTATGATCAGCGAGGGGAGTCCTGTGACCCTCAGGTGTCAGGGGAGCCTTCAGGTTCAGGAGTATCGtctatatagagaaaaaaaaccaGCATCCTGGGTTAGACGAATACAACAAGAGCTTGTCAAGAAGGGCTATTTCGCCATTGCATCCATCACCTGGGAACACACAGGGCGGTATCGCTGTCAGTATTACAGCCACAGTTGGTGGTCAGAGCCCAGTGACCCCCTGGAGCTGGTGGTGACAG GAGCCTACAGCAAACCCACCCTCTCAGCCCTGCTCAGCCCTGTGGTGGCCTCAGGATGGAATGTGACTCTCCAGTGTGGCTCACGGGTGGCATTTGATAACTACATTCTGTGTAAGGAAGGAGAAGATGAACACCCACAATGCCTGAACTCCCACTTCCATCCCCGTGGCTGGTCCTGGGCCGTCTTCTCCGTGGTCCCTGTGAGCCTGAGTCGCAGGTGGTCGTACCGGTGCTATGGTTATGACTCAAGCTTTCCCTATGTGTGGTCTTTACCCAGTGATCTCCTGGAGCTCCTGGTCCCAG GACAGATCCCCGACAGATCCTTCCTCTCGGTgcagccgggccccacggtggcctcagGAGAGAACGTGACCCTGCTGTGTCAGTCACAGGGATGGATGCACACTTTCCTTCTGACCAAGGAGGGAGCAGCTGATCCCCCTCTGCGTCTAAAATCAAAGCGCCAATCTCATAAGTACCAGGCTGAATTCCCCATGAGTCCTGTGACCTCAGCCCATGCAGGGACCTACAGGTGCTACGGCTCACGCAGCTCCAACCCCCACCTGCTGACTCACCCCAGTGAGCCCCTGGAGCTCGTGGTCTCAG CTGAGACCTTCAGCCCACCACAAACCAAGTCCGACTCCAAGGCCG GAGCAGCTGACACCCTCGGCCTGTCACAAAACAATTCAGACCCCAAGACTG CCTCACACTCCCAGGATTACACAGTGGAGAATCTCATCCGCATGGGCATGGCTGGCTTAATCCTGGTGGTCCTCGGAATTCTGCTATTTAAGCCTCAGTACAGCCAGAGAAGCCTCCAAGATGCAGCCAGGAGGTga
- the LOC123570349 gene encoding leukocyte immunoglobulin-like receptor subfamily A member 3 isoform X5: protein MTAMHRGLNHPQSRAVGGDAMTPILMVLICLGLSLGPRTHVQAGTLPKPTLWAEPGSMISEGSPVTLRCQGSLQVQEYRLYREKKPASWVRRIQQELVKKGYFAIASITWEHTGRYRCQYYSHSWWSEPSDPLELVVTGAYSKPTLSALLSPVVASGWNVTLQCGSRVAFDNYILCKEGEDEHPQCLNSHFHPRGWSWAVFSVVPVSLSRRWSYRCYGYDSSFPYVWSLPSDLLELLVPGVSKKPSLSVQPGPVVAPGESLTLQCGSDAGYDRFSLYKEGACDFLQRPGWQPQAGLSQANFLLGPVSRSHGGQYRCYSAHNLSSQWSAPSDPLDILIAGQIPDRSFLSVQPGPTVASGENVTLLCQSQGWMHTFLLTKEGAADPPLRLKSKRQSHKYQAEFPMSPVTSAHAGTYRCYGSRSSNPHLLTHPSEPLELVVSGAGFPGAITSG, encoded by the exons ATGACTGCCATG CACCGGGGGCTCAACCATCCGCAGAGCAGGGCAGTGGGAGGAGACGCCATGACCCCCATCCTCATGGTCCTGATCTGTCTCG GGCTGAGTCTGGGCCCCAGGACCCACGTGCAGGCAG GGACCCTTCCCAAGCCCACTCTCTGGGCTGAGCCAGGGTCTATGATCAGCGAGGGGAGTCCTGTGACCCTCAGGTGTCAGGGGAGCCTTCAGGTTCAGGAGTATCGtctatatagagaaaaaaaaccaGCATCCTGGGTTAGACGAATACAACAAGAGCTTGTCAAGAAGGGCTATTTCGCCATTGCATCCATCACCTGGGAACACACAGGGCGGTATCGCTGTCAGTATTACAGCCACAGTTGGTGGTCAGAGCCCAGTGACCCCCTGGAGCTGGTGGTGACAG GAGCCTACAGCAAACCCACCCTCTCAGCCCTGCTCAGCCCTGTGGTGGCCTCAGGATGGAATGTGACTCTCCAGTGTGGCTCACGGGTGGCATTTGATAACTACATTCTGTGTAAGGAAGGAGAAGATGAACACCCACAATGCCTGAACTCCCACTTCCATCCCCGTGGCTGGTCCTGGGCCGTCTTCTCCGTGGTCCCTGTGAGCCTGAGTCGCAGGTGGTCGTACCGGTGCTATGGTTATGACTCAAGCTTTCCCTATGTGTGGTCTTTACCCAGTGATCTCCTGGAGCTCCTGGTCCCAG GTGTTTCTAAGAAGCCATCACTCTCAGTGCAGCCGGGTCCTGTCGTGGCCCCTGGGGAGAGTCTGACCCTCCAGTGTGGCTCTGATGCTGGCTATGATAGATTCTCTCTGTATAAGGAGGGGGCATGTGACTTCCTCCAGCGCCCTGGCTGGCAGCCCCAGGCTGGGCTCTCCCAGGCCAACTTCCTCCTGGGCCCTGTGAGCCGCTCCCACGGGGGCCAGTACAGATGCTACAGTGCACACAACCTCTCCTCCCAGTGGTCGGCCCCCAGTGACCCCCTGGACATCCTGATCGCAG GACAGATCCCCGACAGATCCTTCCTCTCGGTgcagccgggccccacggtggcctcagGAGAGAACGTGACCCTGCTGTGTCAGTCACAGGGATGGATGCACACTTTCCTTCTGACCAAGGAGGGAGCAGCTGATCCCCCTCTGCGTCTAAAATCAAAGCGCCAATCTCATAAGTACCAGGCTGAATTCCCCATGAGTCCTGTGACCTCAGCCCATGCAGGGACCTACAGGTGCTACGGCTCACGCAGCTCCAACCCCCACCTGCTGACTCACCCCAGTGAGCCCCTGGAGCTCGTGGTCTCAG GAGCAGGATTCCCAGGAGCCATCACCTCTGGTTGA
- the LOC123570349 gene encoding leukocyte immunoglobulin-like receptor subfamily A member 2 isoform X8, which translates to MTAMHRGLNHPQSRAVGGDAMTPILMVLICLGAYSKPTLSALLSPVVASGWNVTLQCGSRVAFDNYILCKEGEDEHPQCLNSHFHPRGWSWAVFSVVPVSLSRRWSYRCYGYDSSFPYVWSLPSDLLELLVPGVSKKPSLSVQPGPVVAPGESLTLQCGSDAGYDRFSLYKEGACDFLQRPGWQPQAGLSQANFLLGPVSRSHGGQYRCYSAHNLSSQWSAPSDPLDILIAGQIPDRSFLSVQPGPTVASGENVTLLCQSQGWMHTFLLTKEGAADPPLRLKSKRQSHKYQAEFPMSPVTSAHAGTYRCYGSRSSNPHLLTHPSEPLELVVSAETFSPPQTKSDSKAGAADTLGLSQNNSDPKTASHSQDYTVENLIRMGMAGLILVVLGILLFKPQYSQRSLQDAARR; encoded by the exons ATGACTGCCATG CACCGGGGGCTCAACCATCCGCAGAGCAGGGCAGTGGGAGGAGACGCCATGACCCCCATCCTCATGGTCCTGATCTGTCTCG GAGCCTACAGCAAACCCACCCTCTCAGCCCTGCTCAGCCCTGTGGTGGCCTCAGGATGGAATGTGACTCTCCAGTGTGGCTCACGGGTGGCATTTGATAACTACATTCTGTGTAAGGAAGGAGAAGATGAACACCCACAATGCCTGAACTCCCACTTCCATCCCCGTGGCTGGTCCTGGGCCGTCTTCTCCGTGGTCCCTGTGAGCCTGAGTCGCAGGTGGTCGTACCGGTGCTATGGTTATGACTCAAGCTTTCCCTATGTGTGGTCTTTACCCAGTGATCTCCTGGAGCTCCTGGTCCCAG GTGTTTCTAAGAAGCCATCACTCTCAGTGCAGCCGGGTCCTGTCGTGGCCCCTGGGGAGAGTCTGACCCTCCAGTGTGGCTCTGATGCTGGCTATGATAGATTCTCTCTGTATAAGGAGGGGGCATGTGACTTCCTCCAGCGCCCTGGCTGGCAGCCCCAGGCTGGGCTCTCCCAGGCCAACTTCCTCCTGGGCCCTGTGAGCCGCTCCCACGGGGGCCAGTACAGATGCTACAGTGCACACAACCTCTCCTCCCAGTGGTCGGCCCCCAGTGACCCCCTGGACATCCTGATCGCAG GACAGATCCCCGACAGATCCTTCCTCTCGGTgcagccgggccccacggtggcctcagGAGAGAACGTGACCCTGCTGTGTCAGTCACAGGGATGGATGCACACTTTCCTTCTGACCAAGGAGGGAGCAGCTGATCCCCCTCTGCGTCTAAAATCAAAGCGCCAATCTCATAAGTACCAGGCTGAATTCCCCATGAGTCCTGTGACCTCAGCCCATGCAGGGACCTACAGGTGCTACGGCTCACGCAGCTCCAACCCCCACCTGCTGACTCACCCCAGTGAGCCCCTGGAGCTCGTGGTCTCAG CTGAGACCTTCAGCCCACCACAAACCAAGTCCGACTCCAAGGCCG GAGCAGCTGACACCCTCGGCCTGTCACAAAACAATTCAGACCCCAAGACTG CCTCACACTCCCAGGATTACACAGTGGAGAATCTCATCCGCATGGGCATGGCTGGCTTAATCCTGGTGGTCCTCGGAATTCTGCTATTTAAGCCTCAGTACAGCCAGAGAAGCCTCCAAGATGCAGCCAGGAGGTga
- the LOC123570349 gene encoding leukocyte immunoglobulin-like receptor subfamily A member 3 isoform X1: MTAMHRGLNHPQSRAVGGDAMTPILMVLICLGLSLGPRTHVQAGTLPKPTLWAEPGSMISEGSPVTLRCQGSLQVQEYRLYREKKPASWVRRIQQELVKKGYFAIASITWEHTGRYRCQYYSHSWWSEPSDPLELVVTGAYSKPTLSALLSPVVASGWNVTLQCGSRVAFDNYILCKEGEDEHPQCLNSHFHPRGWSWAVFSVVPVSLSRRWSYRCYGYDSSFPYVWSLPSDLLELLVPGVSKKPSLSVQPGPVVAPGESLTLQCGSDAGYDRFSLYKEGACDFLQRPGWQPQAGLSQANFLLGPVSRSHGGQYRCYSAHNLSSQWSAPSDPLDILIAGQIPDRSFLSVQPGPTVASGENVTLLCQSQGWMHTFLLTKEGAADPPLRLKSKRQSHKYQAEFPMSPVTSAHAGTYRCYGSRSSNPHLLTHPSEPLELVVSAETFSPPQTKSDSKAGAADTLGLSQNNSDPKTASHSQDYTVENLIRMGMAGLILVVLGILLFKPQYSQRSLQDAARR; this comes from the exons ATGACTGCCATG CACCGGGGGCTCAACCATCCGCAGAGCAGGGCAGTGGGAGGAGACGCCATGACCCCCATCCTCATGGTCCTGATCTGTCTCG GGCTGAGTCTGGGCCCCAGGACCCACGTGCAGGCAG GGACCCTTCCCAAGCCCACTCTCTGGGCTGAGCCAGGGTCTATGATCAGCGAGGGGAGTCCTGTGACCCTCAGGTGTCAGGGGAGCCTTCAGGTTCAGGAGTATCGtctatatagagaaaaaaaaccaGCATCCTGGGTTAGACGAATACAACAAGAGCTTGTCAAGAAGGGCTATTTCGCCATTGCATCCATCACCTGGGAACACACAGGGCGGTATCGCTGTCAGTATTACAGCCACAGTTGGTGGTCAGAGCCCAGTGACCCCCTGGAGCTGGTGGTGACAG GAGCCTACAGCAAACCCACCCTCTCAGCCCTGCTCAGCCCTGTGGTGGCCTCAGGATGGAATGTGACTCTCCAGTGTGGCTCACGGGTGGCATTTGATAACTACATTCTGTGTAAGGAAGGAGAAGATGAACACCCACAATGCCTGAACTCCCACTTCCATCCCCGTGGCTGGTCCTGGGCCGTCTTCTCCGTGGTCCCTGTGAGCCTGAGTCGCAGGTGGTCGTACCGGTGCTATGGTTATGACTCAAGCTTTCCCTATGTGTGGTCTTTACCCAGTGATCTCCTGGAGCTCCTGGTCCCAG GTGTTTCTAAGAAGCCATCACTCTCAGTGCAGCCGGGTCCTGTCGTGGCCCCTGGGGAGAGTCTGACCCTCCAGTGTGGCTCTGATGCTGGCTATGATAGATTCTCTCTGTATAAGGAGGGGGCATGTGACTTCCTCCAGCGCCCTGGCTGGCAGCCCCAGGCTGGGCTCTCCCAGGCCAACTTCCTCCTGGGCCCTGTGAGCCGCTCCCACGGGGGCCAGTACAGATGCTACAGTGCACACAACCTCTCCTCCCAGTGGTCGGCCCCCAGTGACCCCCTGGACATCCTGATCGCAG GACAGATCCCCGACAGATCCTTCCTCTCGGTgcagccgggccccacggtggcctcagGAGAGAACGTGACCCTGCTGTGTCAGTCACAGGGATGGATGCACACTTTCCTTCTGACCAAGGAGGGAGCAGCTGATCCCCCTCTGCGTCTAAAATCAAAGCGCCAATCTCATAAGTACCAGGCTGAATTCCCCATGAGTCCTGTGACCTCAGCCCATGCAGGGACCTACAGGTGCTACGGCTCACGCAGCTCCAACCCCCACCTGCTGACTCACCCCAGTGAGCCCCTGGAGCTCGTGGTCTCAG CTGAGACCTTCAGCCCACCACAAACCAAGTCCGACTCCAAGGCCG GAGCAGCTGACACCCTCGGCCTGTCACAAAACAATTCAGACCCCAAGACTG CCTCACACTCCCAGGATTACACAGTGGAGAATCTCATCCGCATGGGCATGGCTGGCTTAATCCTGGTGGTCCTCGGAATTCTGCTATTTAAGCCTCAGTACAGCCAGAGAAGCCTCCAAGATGCAGCCAGGAGGTga